From the Brassica napus cultivar Da-Ae chromosome A8, Da-Ae, whole genome shotgun sequence genome, one window contains:
- the LOC106425878 gene encoding 2-oxoisovalerate dehydrogenase subunit alpha 1, mitochondrial yields MAIWFSRSRNIVFSLRHNLNLSGILIKRDYSPRPAFTNSQLSSKSVCLDSFTSLRHESTAVEKQLDLVQQSDEEDPQELNFPGGKVGYTSEMKFIPESSSLRVPCYRVLDEDGRIISNSDYIPVSEKLAVRMYEHMATLQVMDHIFYEAQRQGRISFFITAVGEEAINIASAAALSPDDVVLPQYREPGVLLWRGFTLQEFANQCFGNKADRGKGRQMPVHYGSNRHNHFTVSSPIATQLPQAAGVGYSLKMEKKNACAVTFIGDGGTSEGDFHAGLNFAAVLEAPVVFICRNNGWAISTHISEQFRSDGIVVKGQAYGIRSIRVDGNDALAVYSAVRSAREMAVKEQRPVLIEAMTYRVGHHSTSDDSTKYRAADEIQYWKMSRNPVNRFRKWVEDNGWWSEEDESKIRSNARKQILQAIQAAEKWDKPPLTELFSDVYDVKPKNLEEQELGLKELVEKRPQDYPPGFQI; encoded by the exons ATGGCGATCTGGTTTTCTAGATCAAGAAACATTGTTTTTAGCTTGAGACATAATCTGAATTTGTCGGGGATTCTCATCAAACGTGATTACTCTCCTCGTCCCGCTTTTACAAACTCTCAGTTATCTTCGAAATCAGTGTGTTTGGATTCCTTCACGAGCCTACGTCACGAGTCTACGGCAGTGGAGAAACAACTTGATTTGGTTCAGCAAAGTGATGAGGAAGACCCTCAG GAATTAAATTTTCCGGGAGGCAAAGTCGGTTACACATCTGAGATGAAATTCATCCCTGAATCATCATCTCTAAGAGTTCCTTGTTATCGAGTTCTTGACGAAGACGGAAGAATCATCTCCAACAGCGATTATATTCCG gTGAGCGAGAAACTCGCGGTTAGAATGTATGAACACATGGCGACGCTTCAAGTGATGGACCACATCTTCTACGAAGCTCAACGTCAAGGAAGAATCTCCTTCTTCATCACTGCCGTAGGAGAAGAAGCCATTAACATCGCTTCTGCCGCTGCTCTCAGTCCAGATGACGTCGTTTTACCTCAGTACCGAGAGCCTGGAGTGCTTCTATGGCGCGGCTTCACGCTGCAAGAGTTTGCGAACCAGTGCTTTGGTAACAAAGCTGATCGTGGCAAAGGCAGACAAATGCCTGTACATTACGGCTCTAACCGACACAACCACTTCACTGTCTCCTCTCCCATCGC aACACAGCTTCCTCAAGCTGCTGGAGTTGGTTACTCTCtgaagatggagaagaagaacgCTTGTGCAGTAACATTCATCGGAGATGGCGGCACAAGCGAG GGAGATTTTCATGCCGGATTGAATTTTGCGGCGGTGTTGGAAGCTCCGGTGGTGTTTATATGTCGGAACAACGGTTGGGCTATCAGCACTCATATCTCAGAACAGTTCAGGA GTGACGGAATCGTTGTGAAAGGTCAAGCTTACGGAATCAGAAGCATCCGAGTGGACGGTAACGACGCGCTAGCGGTTTACAGTGCGGTACGCTCAGCAAGAGAGATGGCTGTAAAAGAACAAAGACCAGTGCTCATCGAG GCAATGACATATAGAGTAGGGCATCATTCAACATCAGATGATTCAACTAAGTACAGGGCGGCCGATGAGATCCAATACTGGAAAATGTCTAGAAACCCTGTGAATAGATTCAGGAAATGGGTCGAGGATAATGGATGGTGGAGCGAGGAAGATGAATCCAAGATAAGATCTAACGCAAGAAAACAG ATTCTACAAGCGATTCAGGCGGCGGAGAAGTGGGATAAACCACCATTGACAGAGTTATTTAGCGATGTATATGATGTTAAGCCGAAGAATCTAGAGGAACAAGAACTTGGTTTAAAGGAATTAGTAGAGAAACGACCTCAAGATTATCCTCCTGGTTTTCAAATCTGA
- the LOC106425953 gene encoding uncharacterized protein LOC106425953 — MAESMSLSQKINPRSPYYVDPDYQPDENLPMVILNQAEDNYFIWKTHFLEFLESKNKTGFCHGTVWTPDPSSGLYQPWKVCDARVKTWMMNSVSENFRNYVRFAETAHKAWEDLRAIFVPNVDLRIYQLRQRIATLRQDGDSLPGYFGKLRRVWEELSEYDPLVECACGGCRCEIMVRAKEAREKEQLTVFVMGLDKDLSYVTTHIMHIKPSPSVDQAYGLVARAESDMKSRR; from the coding sequence ATGGCTGAAAGTATGAGCCTATCTCAAAAAATCAATCCCCGATCTCCCTACTATGTGGATCCAGATTATCAACCCGACGAAAACCTTCCTATGGTTATACTCAACCAAGCCGAAGACAACTACTTCATCTGGAAAACCCATTTCCTTGAGTTTCTCGAAAGCAAGAACAAAACAGGGTTCTGTCACGGTACTGTCTGGACGCCGGACCCTTCCTCAGGGCTATATCAACCATGGAAAGTGTGTGACGCGAGGGTCAAGACTTGGATGATGAACTCGGTGAGCGAAAACTTTCGAAACTATGTGCGTTTCGCTGAAACTGCGCATAAAGCATGGGAAGATCTCCGTGCGATATTCGTTCCGAACGTTGATCTAAGGATCTACCAGCTTCGTCAGAGAATCGCGACGCTGAGGCAAGATGGTGACTCCTTGCCGGGGTATTTTGGGAAACTGAGGAGAGTTTGGGAGGAGCTGTCGGAGTATGATCCTTTGGTGGAGTGTGCGTGCGGTGGTTGTAGGTGCGAGATCATGGTACGGGCCAAAGAGGCGAGGGAGAAGGAGCAGCTTACAGTGTTTGTGATGGGTTTGGACAAGGATCTAAGCTATGTGACAACGCATATCATGCACATAAAACCAAGTCCTTCGGTTGACCAAGCCTACGGTTTGGTTGCCCGAGCTGAATCCGACATGAAGAGCAGACGCTGA
- the LOC106425877 gene encoding UDP-glycosyltransferase 73B5 isoform X2 produces the protein MANNKQVSERIHVLFFPFMAHGHMIPVLDMVKLFSSRGAKSTILTTPSNSKILEKTIEAFKNHNTDLEIGIKIFDFPCVDLGLPQGCDNVDFISSYKKPGAGDLLLKLFLSTKYMKQQLESFIETTKPSCLVADMFFPWSTESAEKFGVPRLVFHGTSFFSLCCFYNMNTHKPHEKVATSSTPFVIPGLPGGIVMTAEQANVAADDETPMGKIMKEIGESESTSFGVLVNSFYELESAYADFYSKNVAKRAWHIGPLSLCNRRGQKTNNIHEEEECLKWLESKTPGSVIYVSFGSGNNFTNEQMLEIAAGLEGSGQSFVWVVGEKEEWLPEGYEERMKGKGLIIRGWAPQVLILDHKAVGGFLTHCGWNSAIEGIAAGLPMVTWPKGAEQFYNEKLLTKVLGIGVNVGATELVKKGRLISREEVDKAVREVMMSGEEAEERRIRAKKLGEMAKVAVGEGGSSYGDLNRLMEELNSRK, from the exons ATGGCAAATAACAAACAAGTCTCAGAGAGGATTCATGTTCTCTTCTTCCCCTTTATGGCTCATGGCCACATGATTCCAGTTCTAGACATGGTCAAGCTTTTCTCGAGCAGAGGAGCCAAATCAACCATTCTCACCACACCAAGCAACTCCAAGATTCTGGAGAAAACCATTGAAGCATTCAAGAATCACAACACTGATCTAGAAATCGGGATCAAGATCTTTGATTTCCCTTGTGTAGATCTGGGATTACCTCAAGGGTGCGACAACGTTGACTTTATCAGCTCGTACAAAAAACCTGGGGCGGGTGACTTGTTGTTAAAGCTTTTTCTCTCTACCAAGTATATGAAACAGCAACTGGAGAGTTTTATCGAAACAACCAAACCGAGTTGTCTTGTGGCCGATATGTTCTTCCCTTGGTCTACCGAATCCGCAGAGAAGTTTGGTGTCCCAAGACTTGTGTTCCACGGAACATCCTTCTTTTCCTTGTGTTGTTTTTATAACATGAATACTCATAAGCCACATGAGAAAGTCGCTACGAGTTCTACACCTTTCGTAATCCCTGGTCTCCCAGGGGGCATAGTAATGACAGCAGAGCAAGCCAATGTCGCCGCCGACGATGAAACTCCAATGGGAAAGATTATGAAAGAGATTGGAGAATCAGAGTCAACTAGCTTCGGTGTTTTGGTGAATAGCTTTTACGAGTTGGAATCGgcttatgctgatttttactcTAAGAATGTGGCTAAAAGAGCTTGGCACATTGGTCCGCTTTCGCTGTGCAATAGAAGAGGACAAAAGACGAACAACATTCATGAGGAGGAGGAATGCCTCAAATGGCTAGAGTCTAAGACACCTGGTTCTGTAATTTACGTTTCGTTTGGCAGCGGAAATAACTTCACCAACGAGCAGATGCTTGAGATCGCTGCCGGTCTTGAAGGCTCTGGACAAAGTTTCGTCTGGGTGGTTg GTGAAAAAGAAGAGTGGTTGCCTGAAGGATATGAGGAAAGGATGAAAGGGAAAGGGCTGATAATACGCGGATGGGCCCCACAAGTGCTTATACTTGATCACAAAGCAGTTGGAGGGTTTTTGACGCATTGCGGATGGAACTCGGCTATAGAAGGCATTGCTGCGGGGCTGCCAATGGTGACGTGGCCCAAAGGAGCAGAACAGTTCTACAACGAGAAGCTACTGACAAAAGTGTTGGGAATAGGAGTGAATGTAGGAGCTACAGAGTTGGTGAAAAAAGGAAGGTTGATTAGTAGAGAAGAAGTAGACAAGGCTGTAAGGGAAGTGATGATGTCTGGAGAAGAGGCAGAGGAAAGGCGGATACGAGCTAAGAAACTAGGCGAGATGGCCAAAGTCGCTGTTGGGGAAGGAGGGTCTTCTTATGGTGATTTGAACAGGCTCATGGAAGAGCTTAACAGTAGAAAGTAG
- the LOC106425877 gene encoding UDP-glycosyltransferase 73B5 isoform X1, with amino-acid sequence MANNKQVSERIHVLFFPFMAHGHMIPVLDMVKLFSSRGAKSTILTTPSNSKILEKTIEAFKNHNTDLEIGIKIFDFPCVDLGLPQGCDNVDFISSYKKPGAGDLLLKLFLSTKYMKQQLESFIETTKPSCLVADMFFPWSTESAEKFGVPRLVFHGTSFFSLCCFYNMNTHKPHEKVATSSTPFVIPGLPGGIVMTAEQANVAADDETPMGKIMKEIGESESTSFGVLVNSFYELESAYADFYSKNVAKRAWHIGPLSLCNRRGQKTNNIHEEEECLKWLESKTPGSVIYVSFGSGNNFTNEQMLEIAAGLEGSGQSFVWVVGKNNENQGEKEEWLPEGYEERMKGKGLIIRGWAPQVLILDHKAVGGFLTHCGWNSAIEGIAAGLPMVTWPKGAEQFYNEKLLTKVLGIGVNVGATELVKKGRLISREEVDKAVREVMMSGEEAEERRIRAKKLGEMAKVAVGEGGSSYGDLNRLMEELNSRK; translated from the exons ATGGCAAATAACAAACAAGTCTCAGAGAGGATTCATGTTCTCTTCTTCCCCTTTATGGCTCATGGCCACATGATTCCAGTTCTAGACATGGTCAAGCTTTTCTCGAGCAGAGGAGCCAAATCAACCATTCTCACCACACCAAGCAACTCCAAGATTCTGGAGAAAACCATTGAAGCATTCAAGAATCACAACACTGATCTAGAAATCGGGATCAAGATCTTTGATTTCCCTTGTGTAGATCTGGGATTACCTCAAGGGTGCGACAACGTTGACTTTATCAGCTCGTACAAAAAACCTGGGGCGGGTGACTTGTTGTTAAAGCTTTTTCTCTCTACCAAGTATATGAAACAGCAACTGGAGAGTTTTATCGAAACAACCAAACCGAGTTGTCTTGTGGCCGATATGTTCTTCCCTTGGTCTACCGAATCCGCAGAGAAGTTTGGTGTCCCAAGACTTGTGTTCCACGGAACATCCTTCTTTTCCTTGTGTTGTTTTTATAACATGAATACTCATAAGCCACATGAGAAAGTCGCTACGAGTTCTACACCTTTCGTAATCCCTGGTCTCCCAGGGGGCATAGTAATGACAGCAGAGCAAGCCAATGTCGCCGCCGACGATGAAACTCCAATGGGAAAGATTATGAAAGAGATTGGAGAATCAGAGTCAACTAGCTTCGGTGTTTTGGTGAATAGCTTTTACGAGTTGGAATCGgcttatgctgatttttactcTAAGAATGTGGCTAAAAGAGCTTGGCACATTGGTCCGCTTTCGCTGTGCAATAGAAGAGGACAAAAGACGAACAACATTCATGAGGAGGAGGAATGCCTCAAATGGCTAGAGTCTAAGACACCTGGTTCTGTAATTTACGTTTCGTTTGGCAGCGGAAATAACTTCACCAACGAGCAGATGCTTGAGATCGCTGCCGGTCTTGAAGGCTCTGGACAAAGTTTCGTCTGGGTGGTTggtaaaaataatgaaaaccaAG GTGAAAAAGAAGAGTGGTTGCCTGAAGGATATGAGGAAAGGATGAAAGGGAAAGGGCTGATAATACGCGGATGGGCCCCACAAGTGCTTATACTTGATCACAAAGCAGTTGGAGGGTTTTTGACGCATTGCGGATGGAACTCGGCTATAGAAGGCATTGCTGCGGGGCTGCCAATGGTGACGTGGCCCAAAGGAGCAGAACAGTTCTACAACGAGAAGCTACTGACAAAAGTGTTGGGAATAGGAGTGAATGTAGGAGCTACAGAGTTGGTGAAAAAAGGAAGGTTGATTAGTAGAGAAGAAGTAGACAAGGCTGTAAGGGAAGTGATGATGTCTGGAGAAGAGGCAGAGGAAAGGCGGATACGAGCTAAGAAACTAGGCGAGATGGCCAAAGTCGCTGTTGGGGAAGGAGGGTCTTCTTATGGTGATTTGAACAGGCTCATGGAAGAGCTTAACAGTAGAAAGTAG
- the LOC106392581 gene encoding wall-associated receptor kinase 1-like has protein sequence MKTSQDWSLEEEKHIYRKRKREREKMKVQNLILVAVFFYLAHTQPVNGQLRKDCQTSCGRVTIEYPFGISQGCYYADDRSFKLTCNEKEKLLFGSNFEVINISHSGELRVMNNISYACYDSLGTFGPNLYYTYTLANLSLSHKNKFNVVGCNALALLSTFGRQNYSTGCVSTCNSPSTVNGDCNGAGCCKTDVSVPFDSYSFETSPSRLQNMTSVYDFSPCTYAFLAENGTFHFDGLGDLMNLRNVTEFPLVLDWSIGNQPCEQVGSRSICSMNNSICFDSTRGKGYNCKCLEGFEGNPYLSNEHGCQDINECTSTIHKHNCSDPSTCRNKVGGFDCKCQSGYRLDTTTMICKRKDFGWATILLGTTIGFLSILLLITCVQQRMKRRKTAELRQKFFQQNGGGMLVQRLSGPGTPNANVKIFTEEGMKTSTNGYDESRILGQGGQGTVYKGILPDNSIVAIKKARLGDNSQVEQFINEVLVLSQINHRNVVKLLGCCLETEVPLLVYEFINSGTLFDHLHGSLFGPSLTWEQRLRIAVEIAGTLAYLHSSASIPIIHRDVKTANILLDENLTAKVADFGASRLIPMDKEQLTTMVQGTIGYLDPEYYHTGLLNEKSDVYSFGVVVMELLTGQKALCFERPQQSKHLVNYIASAMKENRLHEVIDEKVINENNWREIEEAVRVAMECTRVTGEERPLMKEVAAKLEGLTVTKAKHQWSDQYPGEVTENLVGVGILSEQGDTSSTGYDSIKNVASMHVAAGR, from the exons ATGAAAACAAGTCAAGACTGGAGTTTGGAGGAAGAGAAACACATttacagaaaaagaaaaagagagagggaGAAGATGAAAGTGCAGAATCTGATCTTGGTGGCTGTTTTCTTCTACCTTGCACATACGCAGCCGGTCAATGGGCAGCTTCGCAAGGACTGCCAAACTAGTTGTGGCCGCGTCACAATTGAGTACCCTTTTGGCATTTCTCAAGGTTGTTACTATGCCGACGACCGTAGTTTCAAACTCACCTGTAACGAGAAAGAGAAGCTATTATTTGGAAGCAACTTTGAAGTCATCAACATTTCTCACAGCGGGGAGCTACGCGTCATGAACAATATTTCCTACGCTTGCTACGACAGCCTAGGAACTTTTGGTCCTAATCTTTACTACACTTACACGCTGGCTAATTTATCTCTCTCCCACAAAAACAAGTTCAATGTAGTAGGCTGTAACGCTTTAGCACTTCTCAGCACTTTTGGAAGGCAAAATTACTCAACTGGATGCGTGTCAACATGTAACTCTCCATCGACGGTAAATGGAGACTGTAATGGTGCAGGTTGCTGCAAGACAGACGTCTCTGTCCCGTTTGATAGCTATTCATTCGAAACTAGCCCATCTCGTTTGCAGAACATGACTTCTGTGTATGACTTTAGTCCTTGCACATATGCCTTTCTTGCCGAAAATGGTACTTTCCACTTCGATGGTTTGGGGGATCTTATGAATCTGCGGAATGTAACTGAGTTCCCTCTGGTACTGGACTGGTCTATTGGAAACCAGCCATGCGAGCAAGTTGGAAGCAGAAGCATATGCAGTATGAATAACAGCATATGTTTCGATTCTACTCGTGGAAAAGGGTATAACTGCAAATGTTTAGAAGGTTTTGAAGGCAATCCTTACCTTTCAAATGAACATGGTTGCCAAG ACATCAATGAGTGTACTAGTACTATCCACAAACATAACTGTTCGGATCCCAGCACCTGTAGAAACAAGGTTGGAGGCTTCGATTGTAAGTGCCAATCTGGTTACCGCTTAGATACAACCACTATGATTTGCAAGCGTAAAGACTTTGGATGGGCTACTATTCTTCTTG GAACAACCATTGGATTCTTGTCCATCCTGCTTCTCATTACCTGTGTACAACAGAGAATGAAGCGCCGGAAGACAGCTGAGCTCCGACAAAAATTCTTCCAACAAAATGGTGGCGGCATGTTAGTACAGAGACTCTCAGGACCAGGGACACCAAATGCTAATGTGAAAATCTTTACTGAAGAAGGCATGAAGACATCAACCAATGGTTACGATGAGAGCAGAATCCTAGGCCAGGGAGGACAAGGAACTGTCTACAAAGGGATATTACCAGACAACTCCATAGTTGCTATAAAGAAGGCTCGGCTTGGAGACAACAGCCAAGTAGAGCAGTTCATCAACGAAGTGCTAGTACTTTCACAAATCAACCACAGGAACGTGGTCAAGCTCCTAGGATGTTGTCTGGAGACAGAAGTTCCCTTGCTTGTCTATGAGTTTATTAACAGCGGCACCCTTTTCGATCACTTGCATGGTTCCTTGTTTGGTCCTTCTCTAACATGGGAACAACGCCTGAGAATAGCAGTGGAAATTGCTGGAACTCTGGCATATCTGCACTCTTCTGCTTCTATTCCAATCATCCACCGAGACGTCAAGACTGCTAACATTCTCCTGGATGAGAACTTAACTGCAAAGGTAGCTGACTTTGGTGCTTCAAGACTTATACCGATGGATAAAGAGCAGCTCACAACAATGGTGCAAGGTACTATAGGCTACTTAGACCCAGAATATTACCATACAGGACTGCTAAACGAAAAGAGTGATGTTTATAGCTTTGGGGTAGTTGTCATGGAACTTCTCACTGGCCAAAAGGCATTGTGCTTTGAAAGGCCACAACAGTCAAAACATCTGGTGAATTACATTGCTTCTGCCATGAAAGAGAACAGGTTGCACGAGGTTATAGATGAGAAAGTAATCAACGAGAATAATTGGAGGGAGATAGAGGAAGCTGTCAGAGTTGCTATGGAGTGTACAAGAGTGACGGGAGAGGAAAGGCCACTGATGAAGGAAGTAGCTGCGAAGCTTGAGGGCTTGACAGTCACAAAAGCCAAACATCAGTGGTCGGATCAGTATCCGGGGGAGGTGACTGAGAACTTGGTCGGCGTTGGAATCTTATCAGAGCAAGGAGATACAAGTAGCACTGGCTATGACAGCATCAAGAATGTAGCAAGCATGCACGTTGCAGCTGGTCGCTGA
- the LOC106412183 gene encoding wall-associated receptor kinase 1-like, which translates to MKVQRLILVATFFYLAYTQLVNGQPRKDCKTSCGNVTIEYPFGTSPGCYYADDPSFHLTCNEKEKLLFEGDMEVINISHSGELRVWNNVSYACYNSTGDLSHEDYYPYSLGNLSLSRSNKFTLVGCNALAVLNTLGKRNHSTGCMSACDSLPVEYEDCNGEGCCRTDVSVPLGSYLYHTLQSRVPDMTSVFDFNPCVYAFVAEIGTFHFNALEDLWNLRNVSQFPVLLDWSIGNQTCEEVGNTSICGLNTICFNSSLGTGYNCKCLEGFEGNPYLSNEHGCQDIDECTTHKHNCSDPSTCRNKDGAGFYCKCQSGYRLDATTMICKRKDFEWATILLGTTIGFLSILLLICCVQQRMKRRKTTALRQKFFEQNGGGMLIQRLSGPGRSNANIQIFTEESMKTSTNGYDESRILGQGGQGTVYKGILPDNSIVAIKKARLGDNSQVEQFINEVLVLSQINHRNVVKLLGCCLETEVPLLVYEFINSGTLFDHLHGSLFGPSLTWEQRLRIAVEIAGTLAYLHSSASIPIIHRDVKTANILLDENLTAKVADFGASRLIPMDKEQLTTMVQGTLGYLDPEYYNTGLLNEKSDVYSFGVVLMELLSSQKALCFERPLQSKHLVNYIASAMKENRLHEVIDEKVINENNWKEIEEAVRVAMECTRVTGEERPLMTEVAAKLEGLRVTKTKHQWSDQYPVEVTENLVGVGILSAQGDTSSTGYDSIKNVASMHMEAGR; encoded by the exons ATGAAGGTGCAGCGTCTGATCTTGGTGGCTACTTTCTTCTACCTTGCGTATACGCAGCTGGTCAATGGGCAACCTCGTAAAGATTGCAAAACTAGTTGTGGCAACGTCACAATTGAGTACCCTTTTGGCACTTCTCCAGGTTGTTACTATGCTGACGACCCTAGTTTCCATCTCACCTGTAACGAGAAAGAGAAGCTATTATTTGAAGGTGACATGGAAGTCATCAACATTTCTCACAGCGGGGAGCTACGCGTCTGGAATAATGTTTCCTACGCTTGCTACAATAGCACAGGAGACTTGAGTCATGAGGATTACTACCCATACTCGCTGGGTAACTTATCTCTCTCTCGCAGCAACAAGTTCACTTTAGTAGGCTGTAACGCTTTAGCAGTTCTGAACACTCTTGGAAAGCGAAATCACTCAACTGGATGCATGTCAGCATGTGACTCCCTACCGGTGGAATATGAGGACTGTAATGGTGAAGGTTGCTGCAGGACAGACGTCTCTGTCCCGTTGGGTAGCTATTTATACCACACTCTCCAGTCTCGTGTTCCTGACATGACTTCTGTGTTTGACTTTAATCCTTGCGTATACGCCTTCGTCGCCGAGATTGGTACTTTTCATTTCAATGCTTTGGAAGATCTCTGGAACCTACGGAATGTCAGCCAGTTCCCTGTGTTACTGGATTGGTCTATTGGAAACCAAACATGCGAGGAAGTTGGAAATACAAGCATATGCGGTCTGAACACCATATGTTTCAATTCTTCTCTTGGAACCGGGTATAACTGCAAATGTTTAGAAGGCTTTGAGGGGAATCCTTATCTTTCAAATGAACACGGTTGCCAAG ACATCGACGAGTGTACTACCCATAAACATAACTGTTCGGATCCCAGCACCTGTAGAAACAAGGATGGAGCTGGATTCTATTGTAAGTGCCAATCTGGTTACCGCTTAGATGCCACCACTATGATTTGCAAGCGTAAAGACTTTGAATGGGCTACTATTCTTCTTG GAACAACCATCGGCTTTTTGTCCATCCTGCTTCTCATTTGCTGTGTACAACAGAGAATGAAGCGCCGGAAGACAACTGCGCTCCGACAAAAGTTCTTCGAACAAAATGGTGGCGGTATGTTAATACAGAGACTCTCAGGACCAGGGAGATCAAATGCTAATATTCAAATCTTTACTGAAGAAAGCATGAAGACATCAACCAATGGTTACGACGAGAGCAGAATCCTGGGGCAGGGAGGACAAGGAACTGTCTACAAAGGGATATTACCTGACAACTCCATAGTCGCAATAAAGAAAGCTCGGCTTGGAGACAACAGCCAAGTAGAGCAGTTTATCAACGAAGTGCTTGTGCTTTCACAAATCAACCATAGGAACGTTGTCAAGCTCTTGGGCTGCTGTCTGGAGACAGAAGTTCCCTTGCTGGTCTATGAGTTCATTAACAGTGGCACCCTTTTCGATCACTTGCACGGTTCCTTGTTTGGTCCTTCTCTTACATGGGAACAACGCCTGAGGATAGCCGTGGAGATAGCTGGAACTCTTGCTTATCTGCACTCTTCTGCTTCTATTCCAATCATCCACCGAGACGTCAAGACTGCTAATATTCTCCTGGATGAGAACTTGACTGCAAAGGTTGCCGACTTTGGTGCTTCAAGGTTGATACCGATGGATAAAGAGCAGCTCACAACCATGGTCCAAGGCACTCTTGGCTACTTAGACCCAGAATACTACAACACAGGGCTCCTTAATGAAAAGAGTGATGTCTATAGTTTTGGGGTAGTTCTCATGGAACTTCTATCAAGCCAAAAGGCATTGTGCTTCGAAAGGCCGCTGCAGTCAAAACATCTGGTGAATTACATTGCTTCTGCCATGAAAGAGAATAGGTTGCACGAAGTTATTGACGAGAAAGTAATCAACGAGAATAACTGGAAGGAGATCGAGGAAGCTGTTAGAGTTGCTATGGAGTGTACAAGAGTGACGGGAGAGGAAAGGCCACTGATGACGGAAGTAGCTGCAAAGCTTGAGGGATTGAGAGTCACGAAAACCAAACATCAGTGGTCAGATCAGTATCCTGTGGAGGTGACTGAGAACTTGGTCGGTGTTGGAATCTTATCAGCGCAAGGTGATACAAGTAGCACTGGCTATGACAGCATCAAGAATGTAGCAAGCATGCACATGGAAGCTGGTCGCTGA